One segment of Amycolatopsis alba DSM 44262 DNA contains the following:
- a CDS encoding MFS transporter: MSSSVQLSTSSTRWDARLWGVLLTVSVVVGLDALDVSMVAVALPSIQAELGLSTGALQWVISAYVLGYGGLLLLGGRTADLLGRRRVFLVAVAVFAVASLLGGLVDDGALLIATRFIKGLAAAFTAPAALSIITTTFHEGPARNRAISIFAVFGASGYSAGLVFSGLLTEVGWRWTFLLPVPIALAALAAAIKLIPSYRPQEGGGYDFPGAITGAAGSLLLVFAVVEAPEIGWAAPRTLITFVLALALLVTFVFIEKRSKHPLLRLGILRSGPLARANLGGATFFGAYIGFQFVVMLYLQTVLGWSALQTALGFLPAALIVAFGSPRIEPLIDRLGTPRTILAGVVAHVIGYALFLRIDESSSYAGSVLPSMILLGIGFMLAFSSLNIQATNGISDDEQGLAGGLLNTSIQVGGAIGLAVVTAVLTGNAGGATGPAALLNGLAPALTVVTGIAVISVLVALSGVVGLRKAEARSTVAEPEFAAAE, encoded by the coding sequence ATGAGTTCTTCCGTGCAGCTGTCCACCAGCTCGACAAGGTGGGACGCGCGCCTCTGGGGTGTCCTGCTCACCGTGTCCGTCGTCGTGGGCCTCGACGCGCTCGACGTGTCGATGGTCGCCGTCGCCCTCCCGTCCATCCAGGCCGAACTCGGCCTCTCCACCGGTGCCCTGCAATGGGTCATCAGCGCCTATGTGCTCGGCTACGGCGGCCTGCTGCTCCTCGGCGGGCGCACCGCCGACCTGCTCGGCAGGCGCCGGGTCTTCCTCGTCGCCGTCGCGGTCTTCGCGGTCGCTTCCCTGCTCGGCGGCCTCGTCGACGACGGCGCCCTGCTGATCGCCACCCGCTTCATCAAGGGGCTCGCCGCCGCGTTCACCGCGCCGGCCGCGCTGTCCATCATCACCACGACCTTCCACGAAGGCCCCGCCCGCAACCGGGCGATCAGCATCTTCGCCGTCTTCGGTGCCAGCGGGTACTCGGCGGGCCTCGTGTTCTCCGGTCTGCTCACCGAGGTGGGCTGGCGCTGGACGTTCCTGCTGCCGGTGCCGATCGCGCTCGCCGCGCTGGCCGCCGCGATCAAGCTGATCCCGTCCTACCGCCCGCAGGAAGGTGGCGGCTACGACTTCCCCGGTGCGATCACCGGTGCCGCCGGTTCGCTCCTGCTGGTCTTCGCCGTGGTCGAGGCGCCGGAGATCGGCTGGGCCGCGCCGCGGACGCTGATCACCTTCGTCCTCGCGCTCGCCCTGCTCGTCACCTTCGTGTTCATCGAGAAGCGCAGCAAGCACCCGCTGCTCCGGCTCGGCATCCTGCGGTCCGGTCCGCTGGCCCGCGCCAACCTCGGTGGTGCGACGTTCTTCGGTGCCTACATCGGGTTCCAGTTCGTGGTCATGCTGTACCTGCAGACCGTGCTGGGCTGGTCCGCGCTGCAGACCGCGCTCGGTTTCCTGCCCGCCGCGCTGATCGTGGCCTTCGGTTCCCCGCGGATCGAGCCGCTGATCGACCGCCTCGGCACCCCGCGCACGATCCTCGCCGGTGTCGTCGCCCACGTCATCGGATACGCGCTGTTCCTGCGGATCGACGAGAGTTCCAGCTACGCCGGTTCGGTGCTGCCGAGCATGATCCTGCTGGGCATCGGCTTCATGCTGGCGTTCTCCTCGCTGAACATCCAGGCGACCAACGGCATCTCCGACGACGAGCAGGGGCTCGCCGGCGGTCTGCTGAACACGTCGATCCAGGTCGGCGGCGCGATCGGCCTCGCCGTGGTGACCGCGGTCCTGACCGGCAACGCGGGGGGCGCCACCGGCCCGGCCGCGCTGCTGAACGGCTTGGCGCCCGCGCTGACCGTCGTCACCGGCATCGCCGTGATCAGTGTCCTGGTGGCGCTGTCCGGAGTCGTCGGCCTGCGCAAGGCCGAAGCCCGCTCCACCGTCGCCGAACCGGAGTTCGCCGCGGCCGAATGA
- a CDS encoding MarR family winged helix-turn-helix transcriptional regulator: MSDVAEQDLLREWRDLSARHAAVFGRLECRLQERHGLGVTEFEALERLVNCVVGKCRAADLTEVVHLSQSATSRLVARLEREGLVQRALCESDRRGIFVVVTDEGRRRYEEAKPTHRATLEETLLHT, from the coding sequence GTGAGCGACGTCGCCGAACAAGACCTGCTGCGGGAATGGCGTGACCTGTCCGCCCGGCACGCGGCGGTGTTCGGCCGCCTCGAGTGCAGGCTCCAGGAGCGCCACGGCCTCGGTGTCACCGAGTTCGAAGCCCTGGAGCGCCTGGTCAACTGCGTTGTCGGCAAATGCCGGGCGGCCGATCTGACCGAGGTCGTCCACCTCAGCCAGAGCGCCACCTCGCGGCTCGTCGCCCGCCTCGAGCGCGAGGGGCTCGTCCAGCGCGCGCTGTGCGAGTCGGACCGGCGCGGGATCTTCGTCGTCGTGACCGACGAAGGCCGCCGTCGCTACGAAGAGGCGAAGCCGACGCACCGGGCGACCCTCGAAGAGACCCTGCTCCACACCTAA
- a CDS encoding helix-turn-helix transcriptional regulator — MVKPTKVTNSIRALRFTKGEMTQAELADRVGVTRQTVIAIEQGRYSPSLEMAFRIARVFGVGLDDVFQYPDQETRPP, encoded by the coding sequence ATGGTGAAACCGACCAAGGTCACGAACTCCATCCGCGCCCTGCGGTTCACCAAGGGCGAGATGACCCAGGCGGAACTCGCGGACCGGGTCGGCGTCACCCGCCAGACGGTCATCGCGATCGAGCAGGGCCGCTACTCACCGTCCCTGGAGATGGCCTTCCGGATCGCCAGGGTGTTCGGCGTCGGGCTCGACGACGTCTTCCAGTATCCGGACCAGGAAACGAGGCCGCCATGA
- a CDS encoding NAD(P)-dependent alcohol dehydrogenase — protein sequence MKAIVQHEYGTTDVLKLTDLPEPEAGPGGVVVRIRAAAVDPGVWHLMEGTPYLVRLMGFGVRRPKTRVRGLDFAGVVHAVGADVTRFQAGDEVFGTCQGSFAEFALTTVDKLARKPERLGFEEAAAVPISAFTALQALRDRGQVAPRQKVLVIGAGGGVGTFAVQIATAFGAEVDGVCGPGKVDLVRSLGAGTVFDYTREEFGGGYDLILDTAGNRSLTLLRKSLTRQGTLVIVGAEGKGKWIGPVARTLRALLLGPFVKQKLRGLFSTENQDDLQTLRALIEAGKVKPVIDRAFPLAEVPEAIRYARDGHTRGKVVITV from the coding sequence ATGAAGGCGATCGTCCAGCACGAATACGGCACCACCGACGTCTTGAAGCTGACCGATCTTCCCGAACCCGAAGCGGGACCAGGCGGCGTGGTCGTGCGGATCCGGGCGGCGGCCGTCGATCCCGGCGTCTGGCACCTCATGGAGGGCACGCCGTATCTGGTGCGGTTGATGGGTTTCGGAGTGCGGAGACCGAAGACCCGCGTCCGCGGCCTCGACTTCGCAGGTGTCGTGCACGCTGTCGGCGCCGACGTCACGCGATTTCAGGCAGGTGACGAGGTTTTCGGTACCTGCCAAGGCTCTTTCGCCGAGTTCGCACTGACCACAGTGGACAAACTCGCGAGAAAACCCGAACGGCTCGGCTTCGAGGAAGCGGCCGCCGTCCCCATCTCCGCGTTCACCGCGCTCCAGGCGCTCCGGGATCGGGGACAGGTCGCGCCCCGGCAGAAGGTCCTGGTCATCGGCGCGGGCGGCGGCGTGGGCACGTTCGCCGTACAGATCGCCACAGCGTTCGGCGCCGAGGTGGACGGTGTCTGCGGTCCGGGCAAGGTGGACCTCGTCCGATCGCTCGGCGCGGGCACGGTGTTCGACTACACGCGCGAAGAGTTCGGTGGCGGCTACGACCTCATCCTCGACACTGCGGGCAACCGATCGCTGACGCTGTTGCGGAAATCCCTTACCCGACAAGGGACTCTGGTGATCGTCGGCGCCGAAGGCAAGGGGAAGTGGATCGGCCCGGTCGCGCGCACCCTTCGGGCACTGCTCCTCGGGCCGTTCGTGAAGCAGAAGCTCCGAGGCCTGTTTTCCACGGAGAACCAGGACGATCTCCAGACGCTGCGCGCGCTCATCGAGGCGGGGAAAGTGAAGCCGGTCATCGACCGCGCGTTCCCGCTGGCCGAGGTGCCCGAGGCCATCCGCTACGCGAGGGACGGGCACACGCGCGGCAAGGTCGTCATCACCGTCTGA
- a CDS encoding alkaline phosphatase D family protein: protein MSVNRRDLLRGAATAGALGLAWPLSSRMTVAQAEEAAAALGATWDEAPFTLGVASGDPVPHGVALWTRLAPKPMEFEQPLDDTVEVAWEVATDRGFRRRVARGTTAATAGLGHSVHVPVSGLEPGSQYYYRFHALGKVSRVGRTRTAPVGPVRRVRFASANCQAFHDGFYAAHAGIAREELDFVVHLGDYVYEHGQVGGNPLRDHEGPEVLTLPAYRRRHALYKSDPSLRDAHAAHPWFITWDDHEVVNDYSGTTPSLLARRSAAYQAWFEHMPVRPDHPSTPRIHRQRRWGDLLELSILDLRQYRSAQNLPGGTILGADQKGWLKDQVTGAGEAWHCWVNSIMLSQLAKPGGGYMFTDQWDGFLAERKEVLTHVAQSGLEDLVVITGDWHSAFVDDIRPDFADPSTPVIGTEFTAHSVTSGAYSPEWNATNGPKMGAANPHLKYFEGDRYGYDVYEVTPRRWSTHMRVIGDRRDPRSPVSTLTTFHVDRGKPGSYEDRATVTSPAQYRR from the coding sequence ATGTCCGTCAACCGCCGGGACCTGTTGCGAGGCGCCGCCACGGCCGGCGCGCTGGGGCTGGCCTGGCCGTTGAGCTCGCGGATGACGGTCGCGCAGGCCGAGGAGGCCGCGGCGGCGCTGGGCGCGACGTGGGACGAGGCGCCGTTCACGCTCGGCGTCGCGTCCGGCGACCCGGTCCCGCACGGTGTCGCCCTCTGGACCAGGCTCGCTCCGAAGCCGATGGAGTTCGAGCAGCCGCTGGACGACACCGTCGAGGTCGCCTGGGAGGTCGCCACCGACCGCGGGTTCCGGCGCCGCGTGGCCCGCGGGACGACGGCGGCCACGGCAGGGCTCGGGCACAGCGTGCACGTCCCGGTGTCCGGCCTGGAGCCGGGCTCGCAGTACTACTACCGCTTCCACGCGCTCGGCAAGGTCAGCCGGGTCGGCCGCACCCGCACGGCGCCGGTCGGGCCGGTCCGGCGGGTGCGGTTCGCCTCGGCGAACTGCCAGGCGTTCCACGACGGGTTCTACGCGGCGCACGCCGGGATCGCGCGCGAGGAGCTCGATTTCGTCGTCCACCTCGGTGACTACGTCTACGAGCACGGTCAGGTCGGCGGGAACCCGCTGCGCGACCACGAAGGTCCCGAGGTGCTGACGCTGCCCGCATACCGGCGGCGGCACGCGCTCTACAAGTCCGACCCCTCGCTCCGGGACGCTCACGCGGCGCACCCGTGGTTCATCACCTGGGACGATCACGAGGTCGTCAACGACTACAGCGGGACCACCCCGTCGTTGCTGGCACGGCGGTCGGCGGCGTACCAGGCCTGGTTCGAGCACATGCCGGTGCGGCCCGACCACCCCTCGACACCGAGGATCCACCGGCAGCGCCGCTGGGGCGACCTGCTGGAGCTGTCCATTCTGGATCTCAGGCAGTACCGGTCGGCGCAGAACCTGCCCGGCGGGACGATCCTCGGCGCCGATCAGAAGGGCTGGCTCAAGGATCAGGTGACCGGCGCCGGCGAAGCGTGGCACTGCTGGGTGAACTCGATCATGCTGAGCCAGCTGGCGAAGCCGGGCGGCGGCTACATGTTCACGGACCAGTGGGACGGCTTCCTCGCCGAACGCAAGGAGGTACTGACCCACGTGGCCCAGAGCGGCCTCGAAGATCTCGTGGTGATCACCGGCGACTGGCATTCCGCGTTCGTCGACGACATCCGCCCGGACTTCGCGGATCCGTCCACCCCGGTGATCGGCACGGAGTTCACCGCGCATTCGGTCACCTCCGGTGCGTACTCCCCCGAGTGGAACGCCACGAACGGGCCGAAGATGGGCGCGGCGAACCCGCACCTCAAGTACTTCGAGGGCGACCGGTACGGCTACGACGTCTACGAGGTCACGCCTCGCCGCTGGAGCACGCACATGCGGGTGATCGGCGACCGGCGCGACCCGCGTTCGCCGGTGAGCACCCTGACGACGTTCCACGTCGACCGCGGCAAGCCGGGATCCTACGAGGACCGCGCCACGGTCACGTCTCCCGCGCAGTACCGGCGCTAG
- a CDS encoding alpha/beta fold hydrolase, with protein sequence MGFGELELSRTYEWRGRSVAWERLGEGAPVVLCHGTPWSAQLWAPFARALSKEFAVHVWDMPGYGRSSKEPGHAVDLGTQGELFADLLGHWGLTAPHVIAHDYGGAVSLRAKLLHGAEYASLALVDVVALRPWGSEFFRLVAENSEVFQAQPPTVHKGALESYIGTASHRGLTGAQLATLTGPWLDVEGQRAFYRQIAEADVRYTDEVQDRYPELALPVKVIWGADDTWIPVDRAEQLANAIPGALLDVIPDAGHLIQFDAPVELAFSLHRWLTAEVDRWGPAGSGR encoded by the coding sequence ATGGGTTTCGGTGAGCTGGAGCTGTCGCGGACGTACGAGTGGCGAGGCCGTTCGGTCGCGTGGGAACGTCTCGGCGAAGGCGCCCCGGTGGTGCTGTGCCACGGGACACCGTGGTCGGCGCAGCTGTGGGCGCCGTTCGCGCGGGCGCTCAGCAAGGAGTTCGCCGTCCACGTCTGGGACATGCCGGGCTACGGCCGCTCGTCGAAAGAACCCGGTCACGCCGTCGATCTCGGGACGCAGGGTGAGCTGTTCGCCGATCTGCTCGGGCATTGGGGGCTGACGGCCCCGCACGTGATCGCCCATGACTACGGCGGCGCCGTTTCCCTGCGCGCGAAGCTGCTGCACGGCGCCGAATACGCCTCCCTCGCCTTGGTGGACGTCGTCGCGCTGCGGCCATGGGGTTCGGAGTTCTTCCGGCTGGTCGCGGAGAACTCCGAGGTCTTCCAGGCGCAGCCACCGACGGTGCACAAAGGCGCTCTGGAGTCCTACATCGGGACGGCCTCCCATCGTGGTCTCACCGGCGCGCAGCTGGCCACGCTGACCGGACCGTGGCTGGACGTGGAAGGGCAACGTGCCTTCTACCGGCAGATCGCCGAGGCCGACGTCCGGTACACCGACGAGGTCCAGGACCGTTATCCGGAACTCGCGTTGCCGGTGAAGGTGATCTGGGGCGCGGACGACACGTGGATCCCGGTGGACAGGGCGGAACAGCTCGCGAACGCGATTCCCGGTGCCCTCCTGGACGTCATTCCGGACGCCGGGCATCTCATCCAGTTCGACGCGCCGGTCGAGCTTGCCTTTTCCCTGCATCGGTGGCTCACCGCGGAAGTGGACCGGTGGGGACCCGCCGGGAGCGGACGCTGA